One Caulobacter segnis genomic window carries:
- a CDS encoding acetyl-CoA C-acetyltransferase, with amino-acid sequence MAEALIIDAVRTPRGVGKVGKGALAHLHPQHLAATVLKAIAERNKLDTADVDDVIWSTSTQKGKQGGDLGRMAALDAGYDIKASGMTLDRFCGGGITTVNLAAAQIMSGMEDLIVAGGVEMMSLTAAMAAQEQAAGFPPGLMGSGNAHLDALHPQSHQGVCGDAIASLEGISREDLDALGLESQKRAARAIAEGRFSKSIVPVLDHDGSVALDHDEYPRPETTAEGLAQLKPAFTALADFPYDEQGATFRKQINRRYPDLKIEAVHHAGNSSGVVDGAAAVLLASPDYARKHGLKARARVVAMANMGDDPTLMLNAPVPAARKVLAKAGLKVEDIDLWEINEAFAVVAEKFIRDLKLDRAKVNVNGGAIALGHPIGATGAILIGTVLDELERTGGRYGLVTMCAAGGMAPAIIIERLEA; translated from the coding sequence ATGGCCGAGGCATTGATCATCGACGCTGTCCGTACGCCGCGCGGCGTCGGCAAGGTGGGGAAGGGGGCTCTGGCCCATCTGCATCCCCAGCATCTGGCCGCCACGGTCCTGAAGGCGATCGCCGAGCGCAACAAGCTCGACACCGCCGATGTCGACGACGTGATCTGGTCGACCTCGACGCAAAAAGGAAAGCAGGGCGGCGACCTGGGCCGCATGGCGGCGCTGGACGCCGGCTACGACATCAAGGCCTCGGGCATGACGCTGGATCGCTTCTGCGGCGGCGGCATCACCACGGTGAACCTGGCGGCCGCCCAGATCATGAGCGGCATGGAGGACCTGATCGTCGCCGGCGGCGTCGAGATGATGAGCCTGACCGCCGCCATGGCCGCCCAGGAGCAGGCGGCGGGCTTTCCGCCCGGCCTGATGGGCTCGGGCAATGCCCACTTGGACGCGCTGCATCCGCAATCGCACCAGGGCGTCTGCGGCGACGCCATCGCCAGCCTGGAAGGCATCAGCCGCGAGGACCTCGACGCCCTGGGCCTGGAAAGCCAGAAGCGCGCCGCGCGCGCCATCGCCGAGGGGCGCTTCTCCAAGTCGATCGTCCCGGTGTTGGACCACGACGGCAGTGTCGCCCTGGACCATGACGAGTATCCCCGTCCGGAGACGACCGCCGAGGGCCTGGCCCAGTTGAAACCCGCCTTCACCGCCCTGGCCGACTTTCCCTATGACGAGCAGGGGGCGACCTTCCGCAAGCAGATCAATCGCCGCTATCCGGATCTGAAGATCGAGGCCGTGCACCACGCCGGCAACTCGTCGGGTGTGGTGGACGGCGCGGCGGCGGTGCTGCTGGCCTCGCCGGACTACGCGCGGAAGCACGGCCTGAAGGCGCGGGCCCGCGTCGTGGCCATGGCCAATATGGGCGACGACCCGACCCTGATGCTGAACGCCCCCGTGCCCGCCGCCCGCAAGGTGCTGGCCAAGGCCGGGCTGAAGGTCGAGGACATCGATCTCTGGGAGATCAATGAGGCCTTCGCCGTCGTCGCCGAGAAGTTCATCCGCGACCTGAAGCTCGATCGCGCCAAGGTCAACGTCAACGGCGGCGCCATCGCCCTCGGCCACCCGATCGGCGCCACCGGCGCGATCCTGATCGGCACGGTGCTGGACGAACTGGAACGCACCGGCGGCCGCTACGGCCTGGTCACCATGTGCGCCGCTGGCGGCATGGCCCCGGCCATCATCATTGAACGCCTCGAAGCCTAG
- a CDS encoding SDR family NAD(P)-dependent oxidoreductase has protein sequence MSKTQRLAGRTVLITGASSGIGARFARIVAAEGAAVVIGARRVDRLQTLRDEIVAAGGKALAVALDVADEASTIAAYDAAETAFGPVDGVVANAGIQVEGLATEIAVEDFDQVFAVNVRGVFLTAREGAKRMRASGVAERGRIVIVSSITAKMVTPGVTAYSASKAAVSHMGRHLAREWARQGPNVNNLCPGYIKSELAGDWFETEGGHKQMSKWPRRRILDEDALDPMLIYLLSDESKGVTGADFTIDDGQSL, from the coding sequence ATGAGCAAGACCCAGCGACTGGCCGGCCGCACGGTGCTGATCACCGGCGCCTCCTCGGGGATCGGCGCGCGCTTCGCTCGCATCGTCGCCGCCGAGGGCGCGGCGGTGGTGATCGGCGCGCGTCGCGTCGACCGGCTGCAGACCCTGCGCGACGAGATCGTGGCGGCGGGCGGCAAGGCCCTGGCCGTGGCGCTGGACGTCGCCGACGAGGCCTCGACCATCGCCGCCTACGACGCCGCCGAGACCGCCTTCGGGCCGGTCGATGGGGTGGTGGCCAACGCGGGCATCCAGGTCGAGGGCCTGGCGACGGAGATCGCGGTCGAGGACTTCGACCAGGTGTTCGCGGTCAATGTCCGCGGCGTGTTCCTGACCGCCCGCGAGGGCGCGAAACGTATGCGCGCGTCGGGCGTCGCCGAGCGCGGTCGGATCGTGATCGTCTCGTCGATCACGGCCAAGATGGTCACGCCCGGTGTCACGGCCTACAGCGCCTCCAAGGCCGCCGTCAGCCACATGGGCCGCCACCTGGCTCGCGAGTGGGCGCGGCAGGGTCCCAACGTCAACAACCTGTGCCCCGGCTACATCAAGTCCGAACTGGCCGGCGACTGGTTCGAGACCGAGGGCGGCCACAAGCAGATGAGCAAGTGGCCGCGCCGTCGGATCCTGGACGAGGACGCCCTGGATCCGATGCTGATCTACCTGCTGTCGGACGAGAGCAAGGGCGTCACCGGCGCGGACTTCACCATCGACGACGGCCAGTCGCTGTGA
- a CDS encoding crotonase/enoyl-CoA hydratase family protein: MSGPYETLRYAVEDGVATLTLSRPDKLNAFTVRMMDEMLDVLDRVDADDEVRALIVTGDGRAFCAGADLSAGADAFVFESDEPIVRPDGTLNYAAEGARDGGGRLTLRLYNLLKPVIAAINGPAVGIGSTMTLAMDVRLASEAARFGFVFARRGIVPEAASSWFLPRIVGVSQALDWCYSGRVFDAAEALEGGLVKAVLSPDQLLPAARALARQYADNTAPVSVALIRQMMWRGLGMEHPMRAHQVDSRGILSRGRSADVAEGVGAFLEKRPAVFPDRVSTDLPDFFPWWEEPHYA, encoded by the coding sequence GTGAGCGGCCCTTACGAGACCCTGCGCTACGCGGTCGAGGACGGCGTCGCGACCCTGACCCTGTCGCGGCCCGACAAGCTGAACGCCTTCACCGTCCGGATGATGGACGAGATGCTCGACGTGCTGGACCGCGTCGACGCCGATGATGAGGTGCGGGCCCTGATCGTCACGGGCGATGGCCGCGCCTTCTGCGCCGGGGCCGACCTGTCGGCGGGCGCCGACGCCTTCGTCTTCGAGAGCGACGAACCGATCGTCCGGCCGGATGGGACGTTGAACTACGCCGCCGAGGGCGCGCGGGACGGCGGCGGCCGGCTGACCCTGCGGCTCTACAATCTGCTGAAGCCCGTGATCGCCGCGATTAACGGCCCGGCCGTCGGCATTGGCTCGACCATGACCCTGGCCATGGACGTCCGCCTGGCCAGCGAGGCGGCGCGGTTCGGCTTCGTCTTCGCCCGCCGCGGCATCGTGCCCGAGGCGGCCTCGTCCTGGTTCCTGCCGCGCATCGTCGGCGTCTCCCAAGCCCTGGACTGGTGCTACAGCGGCCGGGTGTTCGACGCGGCCGAGGCCCTGGAGGGCGGACTGGTCAAGGCCGTGCTGTCGCCGGACCAGCTGCTGCCCGCCGCTCGCGCTCTCGCGCGCCAGTACGCCGACAACACCGCGCCGGTGTCCGTGGCCCTGATCCGCCAGATGATGTGGCGGGGCCTGGGCATGGAGCACCCGATGCGGGCCCATCAGGTCGACAGCCGGGGGATCCTGTCGCGGGGCCGCAGCGCCGACGTGGCCGAGGGCGTGGGCGCCTTCCTGGAGAAGCGTCCGGCCGTGTTCCCCGACCGCGTCTCGACCGACCTGCCCGACTTCTTCCCCTGGTGGGAAGAGCCCCATTACGCCTGA
- a CDS encoding acyl-CoA dehydrogenase family protein, which produces MDDELTMFESSVSRLLADKFPPERLDRWRKAGVVERSAWGEMADAGLLGLSVSPDHGGAGGDFRHEAVLLRQLGLIGAEGWGVPLHNAICAAYIEKYGTDGQRARWLPAIVSGQRICAIAMTEPGAGSDLQGIRTTARLDGDRYVITGQKTFITNGQLADLIIVVAKTDPDAGSKGISLLVVETDQAPGFTRGRNLDKVGLEMGDTSELFFDGVVVPVDNLIGGVPGQGLYQLMKELPKERLIIAIESLALIEAALDHTLAYVRERKAFGKRLLDFQNTQFVLAGCKTEAMVARSFVDDCIVRYVEGQLDAATASMAKYWVSERAQRIVDACQQLFGGYGYMNEYPIAQMYKDVRVKRIYGGTSEIMKLLIARTLEA; this is translated from the coding sequence ATGGACGACGAGCTGACGATGTTCGAGTCGTCGGTCTCGCGCCTTCTGGCCGACAAGTTCCCGCCCGAGCGCCTGGACCGCTGGCGCAAGGCCGGCGTCGTCGAGCGTTCGGCCTGGGGCGAGATGGCCGACGCCGGCCTGCTGGGCCTGTCGGTCTCGCCCGACCACGGCGGGGCCGGCGGCGACTTCCGCCACGAGGCGGTGCTGCTGCGCCAGCTGGGCTTGATCGGCGCCGAGGGCTGGGGCGTGCCGCTGCACAACGCCATCTGCGCCGCCTACATCGAGAAGTACGGCACGGACGGCCAGCGCGCCCGCTGGTTGCCGGCCATCGTCTCGGGCCAGCGGATCTGCGCCATCGCCATGACCGAGCCGGGCGCGGGCTCGGACCTGCAGGGCATCCGCACCACGGCGCGTCTGGACGGCGACCGCTATGTCATCACCGGCCAGAAGACCTTCATCACCAACGGCCAGCTGGCCGACCTGATCATCGTCGTCGCCAAGACCGATCCGGACGCCGGCAGCAAGGGGATCTCGCTGCTGGTGGTCGAGACCGATCAGGCTCCTGGCTTCACGCGCGGCCGCAACCTGGACAAGGTCGGGCTGGAGATGGGCGACACCTCCGAGCTGTTCTTCGACGGCGTGGTCGTGCCTGTGGATAACTTGATCGGCGGCGTTCCCGGTCAGGGGCTCTACCAGCTGATGAAGGAGCTCCCGAAGGAGCGGTTGATCATCGCCATCGAGAGCCTGGCCCTGATCGAGGCGGCTCTGGATCACACCCTGGCCTATGTCCGCGAGCGCAAGGCGTTCGGCAAGCGGCTGCTGGATTTCCAGAACACCCAGTTCGTGCTGGCCGGCTGCAAGACCGAGGCGATGGTCGCCCGTAGCTTCGTCGACGACTGCATCGTTCGATACGTCGAGGGACAGCTGGACGCGGCGACCGCCAGCATGGCCAAATACTGGGTGTCGGAACGCGCCCAGCGCATCGTCGACGCCTGCCAGCAGCTGTTCGGCGGCTATGGCTACATGAACGAGTACCCGATCGCCCAGATGTACAAGGACGTACGGGTCAAGCGGATCTACGGCGGGACCAGCGAGATCATGAAGCTGCTGATCGCCCGGACGCTGGAAGCCTGA
- a CDS encoding acyl-CoA dehydrogenase family protein: protein MSTHDAARGAAIAAKVEAFVREVVVPYEKDPRRGAHGPSDELIAELRGKAKAAGVLTPHILPDGSHLSHRETAQVLRAAGLSTLGPQAVNVAAPDEGNMYLLGKVASAEQRTRFLDPLVAGEARSAFFMTEPAAEGGAGSDPSMLMTTARQDGNHWVVDGRKAFITGAEGAKVGIVMAKADVGATLFLVDLPDPAIRIERVLDTIDSSMPGGHAVVAIEGLRVSADQVLGQPGEGFKLAQMRLAPARLTHCMRWLGACTRAQEIATAYAVKRHAFGKPLIDHEGVGFMLAENLIALKQAELMIDWCADVLDGGSLGTTESSMAKVAVSEALMAIADRCVQVMGGTGVTGDTIVEQVFREVRAFRIYDGPTEVHKWSLAKKIKRDAAGSKA, encoded by the coding sequence ATGAGCACCCATGACGCGGCCAGGGGCGCGGCGATCGCCGCCAAGGTCGAGGCCTTTGTGCGCGAGGTCGTGGTCCCCTACGAGAAGGATCCCCGGCGCGGCGCCCACGGGCCCTCGGACGAGCTGATCGCCGAGCTGCGCGGCAAGGCCAAGGCGGCGGGCGTGCTGACGCCGCATATCCTGCCGGACGGCTCGCACCTCTCGCACCGCGAGACGGCCCAGGTGCTGCGCGCCGCCGGTCTGTCGACCCTGGGCCCGCAGGCGGTGAACGTCGCCGCGCCGGACGAGGGCAACATGTACCTGCTGGGCAAGGTCGCCTCGGCCGAGCAGCGGACGCGGTTCCTGGATCCGCTGGTCGCGGGCGAGGCGCGCTCGGCCTTCTTCATGACCGAGCCGGCGGCCGAGGGCGGGGCGGGCTCGGACCCGTCGATGCTGATGACCACGGCCCGGCAGGACGGCAACCACTGGGTCGTCGACGGCCGCAAGGCCTTCATCACCGGCGCCGAGGGCGCGAAGGTCGGCATCGTCATGGCCAAGGCGGATGTCGGCGCGACGCTGTTCCTGGTTGACCTGCCGGACCCGGCCATCCGCATCGAGCGCGTGCTGGACACCATCGACAGCTCCATGCCCGGCGGCCACGCCGTGGTGGCGATCGAGGGCTTGCGGGTCTCGGCCGACCAGGTGCTGGGCCAGCCGGGCGAGGGCTTCAAGCTGGCCCAGATGCGCCTGGCCCCGGCGCGCCTGACCCACTGCATGCGCTGGCTGGGGGCCTGCACGCGCGCCCAGGAGATCGCCACCGCCTACGCCGTGAAGCGCCACGCCTTCGGCAAGCCGCTGATCGACCACGAGGGCGTCGGCTTCATGCTGGCCGAGAACCTGATCGCGCTGAAGCAGGCCGAGCTGATGATCGACTGGTGCGCCGATGTGCTGGACGGTGGCTCGCTGGGGACCACCGAAAGCTCTATGGCCAAGGTCGCCGTCAGCGAGGCGCTGATGGCCATCGCCGACCGCTGCGTCCAGGTGATGGGCGGCACGGGCGTGACCGGCGACACCATCGTCGAGCAGGTGTTCCGCGAGGTCCGCGCCTTCCGCATCTATGACGGCCCGACTGAGGTCCACAAATGGAGCCTGGCCAAGAAGATCAAGCGCGACGCGGCGGGCTCCAAGGCATGA
- a CDS encoding SDR family NAD(P)-dependent oxidoreductase, translating into MKLDNTVAAVVTGGASGLGEATARALAAQGVKVAIFDMNEAKGEEVAKAIGGLFCKVNVTSDEDVDAGFEKARAAHGQERILVNCAGTGNAVKTASRDKASGETKHFPLDAFDRIIQINLVGTFRCIAKSAKGMLDLEPLEDGERGAIVNTASVAAEDGQMGQAAYSASKGGVVGMTLPIARDLMGEGIRVNTILPGIFNTPLLAAAPEPVKAGLAASVPFPKRLGAPEEYAQLAITMITNGYFNGEDVRLDGGIRMAPR; encoded by the coding sequence ATGAAACTCGACAACACCGTCGCCGCCGTCGTCACCGGCGGCGCTTCCGGCCTGGGCGAAGCCACGGCCCGGGCGCTCGCCGCACAGGGCGTCAAGGTCGCCATCTTCGACATGAACGAGGCCAAGGGCGAGGAGGTCGCCAAGGCGATCGGCGGCCTCTTCTGCAAGGTCAATGTCACCTCGGACGAGGACGTCGACGCCGGCTTCGAGAAGGCCCGCGCCGCCCACGGCCAGGAGCGGATCCTGGTCAACTGCGCTGGCACCGGCAACGCGGTGAAGACCGCCAGCCGCGACAAGGCCAGCGGCGAGACCAAGCACTTCCCGCTCGACGCCTTCGACCGCATCATCCAGATCAACCTGGTCGGCACCTTCCGCTGCATCGCCAAGTCGGCCAAGGGCATGCTGGACCTGGAGCCGCTGGAAGACGGCGAGCGCGGCGCGATCGTCAACACCGCCAGCGTCGCCGCCGAGGACGGCCAGATGGGCCAGGCGGCCTATTCCGCCTCGAAGGGCGGCGTGGTCGGCATGACCCTGCCAATCGCTCGCGACCTGATGGGCGAGGGCATCCGCGTCAACACCATCCTACCCGGGATCTTCAACACGCCGCTGCTGGCCGCTGCGCCGGAACCGGTGAAGGCCGGCCTGGCGGCCAGCGTGCCGTTCCCCAAGCGCCTTGGCGCGCCGGAGGAATACGCCCAACTGGCGATCACCATGATCACCAATGGCTACTTCAACGGTGAGGACGTGCGCCTGGACGGCGGCATCCGCATGGCCCCGCGCTAG
- a CDS encoding CaiB/BaiF CoA-transferase family protein — protein sequence MSGDVDRPLAGIKVVDLVRGPLAAITRYLAELGASVTRVDDGPAEDALDDLVANVGKHRVGELTDDLLADAGVIVFDEGRAIDLDALRAHRPALVTMAVSAFGSDTSLSNWKASDLVLHALSGELSRSGVRGRAPLPPPGELAYQCAASQAAYALTVSLYHALRTGQGDHLDFSALDGAVQALDPGYGIAGSATLGKPAHLLARDRPAKGFQYPILPCADGHVRICLLAKRQWQGMFRWMGSPEAFASPEFEKTGVRYKSPDLLPAIAAFFADRTRADLEREGQAHGVPISAVLDLDEFMISDHAAARQALVEVDGVKLPNGVVTIDGARMGPVVASPETHINAWAEPVAPGARAFEGLKVLDLGVIVVGAEQGRLLADQGADVIKVESRAFPDGNRQSYLSYGLSVSFAAGHRNKRSLGLNLRDPEGRALFLEMAAKADVILSNFKPGALEGLGIDFAAISRINPRIVMADSSAFGATGPWAERMGYGPLVRAVTGLTRAWRYDDDPESFSDSITIYPDHVAARIGAMAVTALLIRRLRIGRGGRASVAQAEVMLGHFAGEVARASRGEVAASHAWRDGVFPAAGDDEWCVVSVRSEADRKALAATIGGEATREAVGAWIAARSADAAMTTLQAAGVAAARMLRVSDLTDFAYYRERGFYRVEDHPYLAEPVVAERAHVASATLADARAEPAPLVGEHTAGVMADWLGLDRARIEALVAAGVLEPVEGEVLAAARAARDATAEKRQTA from the coding sequence GTGAGCGGCGACGTGGATCGTCCGCTGGCCGGGATCAAGGTCGTCGACCTGGTGCGCGGCCCGCTGGCCGCGATCACGCGCTACCTGGCCGAGCTGGGCGCGAGCGTCACGCGGGTCGACGACGGTCCGGCCGAGGACGCTCTGGATGATCTCGTCGCCAATGTCGGCAAGCATCGCGTGGGCGAGCTGACCGACGACCTGCTGGCGGACGCCGGCGTCATCGTCTTCGACGAGGGCCGGGCGATCGACCTGGACGCCTTGCGCGCCCACCGCCCGGCGCTGGTGACGATGGCGGTCAGCGCCTTCGGAAGCGACACGAGCCTCTCGAACTGGAAGGCCAGCGACCTCGTGCTGCACGCGCTCAGCGGCGAGCTTTCGCGGTCGGGCGTTCGAGGGCGCGCGCCGCTGCCGCCGCCGGGCGAGCTGGCCTACCAGTGTGCGGCCTCGCAGGCCGCCTACGCCCTGACCGTGTCGCTGTATCACGCCCTGCGCACCGGCCAGGGCGACCACCTGGACTTCTCGGCCCTTGACGGGGCGGTGCAGGCCCTGGACCCCGGCTATGGCATCGCCGGCAGCGCCACCCTGGGCAAGCCCGCCCACCTGCTGGCGCGCGACCGGCCCGCCAAGGGCTTCCAATATCCGATCCTGCCCTGCGCCGACGGCCATGTGCGCATCTGCCTGCTGGCCAAGCGGCAGTGGCAGGGCATGTTCCGTTGGATGGGCTCGCCTGAGGCCTTCGCCTCGCCGGAGTTCGAGAAGACGGGCGTGCGGTACAAGTCGCCGGACCTGCTGCCGGCCATCGCCGCCTTCTTCGCCGACCGCACGCGAGCCGACCTGGAGCGGGAAGGTCAGGCGCACGGCGTGCCGATCTCGGCCGTCCTGGATCTCGACGAATTCATGATCTCCGACCATGCGGCGGCGCGCCAGGCGCTGGTCGAGGTCGACGGCGTGAAGCTGCCCAACGGCGTCGTCACCATCGACGGCGCGCGGATGGGGCCGGTCGTGGCCTCGCCGGAGACGCACATCAACGCCTGGGCCGAGCCCGTCGCGCCGGGCGCGCGCGCCTTCGAGGGGCTGAAGGTGCTGGACCTGGGCGTCATCGTCGTCGGGGCCGAGCAGGGGCGTCTCCTGGCCGACCAGGGAGCGGACGTGATCAAGGTGGAGAGCCGCGCCTTTCCGGACGGCAATCGCCAGTCCTACCTGTCCTACGGCCTGTCGGTCAGCTTCGCCGCCGGCCATCGCAACAAGCGCAGCCTCGGCCTGAACCTGCGTGATCCCGAGGGGCGGGCCCTGTTCCTGGAGATGGCGGCCAAGGCCGACGTCATCCTGTCCAACTTCAAGCCGGGCGCCCTGGAGGGACTGGGGATCGACTTCGCCGCGATCTCCCGGATCAATCCGCGCATCGTCATGGCCGACAGCTCGGCCTTCGGGGCGACCGGGCCCTGGGCCGAGCGCATGGGCTATGGCCCGCTGGTCCGCGCCGTCACGGGCCTGACCCGCGCCTGGCGCTATGACGACGATCCGGAGAGCTTCAGCGACTCCATCACCATCTATCCCGATCACGTGGCCGCCCGCATCGGCGCCATGGCGGTGACGGCCCTGCTGATCCGCCGCCTGCGCATCGGCCGAGGGGGGCGCGCCAGCGTCGCCCAGGCCGAGGTCATGCTGGGCCACTTCGCGGGCGAGGTCGCCAGGGCCTCGCGCGGCGAGGTGGCCGCTTCGCACGCCTGGCGCGACGGCGTCTTCCCCGCTGCGGGCGACGACGAATGGTGCGTGGTCAGCGTGCGAAGCGAGGCCGACCGGAAGGCCCTGGCCGCGACGATCGGCGGCGAGGCGACGCGGGAGGCGGTCGGCGCCTGGATCGCGGCGCGCTCGGCCGACGCGGCCATGACGACCCTGCAGGCCGCCGGCGTCGCGGCCGCGCGAATGCTGCGCGTCTCCGACCTGACCGACTTCGCCTACTACCGCGAGCGCGGCTTCTATCGGGTCGAGGACCATCCTTACCTGGCCGAGCCGGTGGTGGCCGAGCGGGCGCACGTCGCCAGCGCGACGCTGGCCGACGCTCGCGCCGAGCCGGCGCCGCTGGTCGGGGAGCACACCGCCGGGGTCATGGCCGATTGGCTGGGCCTGGACCGCGCCCGCATCGAGGCCCTGGTCGCGGCCGGCGTCCTGGAGCCGGTGGAGGGCGAGGTCCTCGCCGCCGCCCGCGCCGCGAGGGACGCCACCGCCGAAAAGCGGCAAACGGCTTGA
- a CDS encoding phosphotransferase family protein, with protein sequence MSGATVAVRDNARFDTAALERWMAENVEGFSGPISVEQFAGGQSNPTFRLTTPKRAYVMRRKPPGQLLKGAHAVDREARVMRALEGAGFPAPRVHALCQDDSVIGSWFYVMDLVEGRIFWDGDFPGVAREAKAAHLDAMNATLAQLHGLDPVAIGLADYGRPDGYLRRQIERWSRQYREDDLAGRTADMDFLVDWLPAHAPSDEATSVVHGDFRIDNMIFHPERPEVVAVLDWELSTLGHPVVDFAYNLLMYRAPAAMRWGLAGRDLAALGYPDEAAYVAAYLRRTGREQIADLEVHVAFNLFRLAAIIHGIKGRMIRGNASSADAAGMVAHMDTLAATARQVAEDWEKGRG encoded by the coding sequence ATGAGCGGCGCCACCGTCGCGGTGCGCGACAATGCCCGCTTCGACACGGCCGCGCTGGAGCGCTGGATGGCGGAGAACGTCGAGGGTTTCTCCGGCCCGATTAGCGTCGAGCAGTTCGCCGGCGGCCAGTCCAACCCGACCTTCCGCCTCACGACGCCAAAGCGCGCCTATGTCATGCGCCGCAAGCCACCGGGGCAGCTGCTGAAGGGCGCCCACGCCGTCGATCGCGAGGCGCGGGTCATGCGGGCCCTGGAGGGGGCGGGCTTCCCCGCGCCGCGTGTCCACGCCCTGTGCCAGGACGACAGCGTCATCGGCTCATGGTTCTACGTCATGGACCTGGTCGAGGGGCGGATCTTCTGGGACGGCGACTTTCCGGGCGTGGCGCGCGAGGCCAAGGCCGCCCACCTGGACGCCATGAACGCGACCCTGGCCCAACTGCACGGTCTGGACCCGGTCGCCATCGGGCTTGCCGACTACGGACGGCCAGACGGCTATCTCCGTCGCCAGATCGAGCGATGGTCGCGCCAGTACCGCGAGGACGACCTGGCGGGCCGCACGGCCGACATGGACTTCCTGGTCGACTGGCTGCCGGCCCACGCGCCAAGCGACGAGGCGACCAGCGTCGTCCACGGCGACTTCCGCATCGACAACATGATCTTCCATCCCGAGCGTCCCGAGGTCGTGGCCGTGCTGGACTGGGAGCTGTCGACCCTGGGCCATCCGGTCGTCGACTTCGCCTATAACCTGTTGATGTACCGCGCCCCGGCCGCCATGCGCTGGGGGCTGGCGGGCCGGGACCTGGCGGCGCTGGGCTATCCGGACGAGGCCGCCTATGTCGCCGCCTATCTGCGCCGCACGGGCCGGGAACAGATCGCCGACCTAGAGGTCCATGTCGCCTTCAACCTCTTCCGGCTGGCGGCGATCATCCACGGCATCAAGGGCCGGATGATCCGCGGCAACGCGTCCTCGGCCGACGCCGCCGGCATGGTGGCGCACATGGACACGCTGGCGGCCACGGCGCGCCAGGTGGCTGAGGACTGGGAGAAGGGGCGGGGCTAG
- a CDS encoding GFA family protein has protein sequence MTDQGALHGGCNCGAVRYEIAAPPLAVIACHCTSCRRQSGAAFSVNLVVRADTMSVEGDLASWLDPDTESGAPIERQFCGTCGSPIRSVPTAAPKMIALKAGTLDAPESFAPQMHIWTRSALPWAAIPEGLPRFEKGPAA, from the coding sequence ATGACCGACCAGGGAGCCTTGCACGGCGGCTGCAACTGCGGCGCCGTGCGCTACGAGATCGCCGCGCCGCCGCTGGCGGTGATCGCCTGCCACTGCACCAGCTGCCGGCGGCAGTCGGGCGCGGCCTTTTCGGTCAATCTGGTCGTCAGAGCCGACACGATGAGCGTCGAGGGCGACCTGGCCAGCTGGCTGGATCCCGACACCGAGAGCGGCGCGCCGATCGAGCGGCAGTTCTGCGGGACGTGCGGCTCGCCGATCCGCTCGGTCCCGACGGCGGCGCCGAAGATGATCGCGCTGAAGGCCGGGACACTGGACGCGCCGGAGTCCTTCGCGCCGCAAATGCACATCTGGACCCGTTCGGCCCTGCCGTGGGCGGCCATTCCCGAAGGCTTGCCGCGCTTCGAGAAAGGGCCGGCGGCGTGA